Part of the Oreochromis aureus strain Israel breed Guangdong linkage group 20, ZZ_aureus, whole genome shotgun sequence genome, CAattacagaaagagagagacacacacagagagagatttTTGCTCCTAAGTGATTCAAATTTAGGCGTTATCATGATTAGTCGGATGGTATCTTTCCTCAGCTTCTTCATCGTCTGATTCTTCATCCCTAGTTTGGGGCACAGAGGTCAGCAGCAGAGTGTCCGCATGGACTTCTTCATCATCCGACTGGATCACAGGTGTGTCCACGCCACTCGCGCTGCTATCACTGGAAGCGGACGATGTAGACGAAATGCGAGACTGCGAGCTACGGAACGGCTCATTTTGTCGTTTCAGGGATGCACACTCCCTGTAGACAACCTCGGCATCTTCATCGTCTTCATCGTCTTCCTCACCCTCTGCAATTAAAGTCTGTTAGAATATGTTGGTACCTGTCACCatgtttaaagtctgaacaggGTTTGATCAGGTTCACCCAAATGCCCCTCAATGTCATATAAAGCCTTTAACTTTTGACCCGAACTGCCCTGCAGTGTTATTCAAGCAAGTTTTGTCCAGAGAAGTAACCAAAAATGTCAGTACACCTAAATATTAGAATATATGAATCAAGACACTATTTCAGCACAGCACTGTGTCATTGTTtgaccaaaaataaaaacaaaacaaaaacattttcgtaACACAATGTCCTATTTTGAAAACAACGTTTTTTAAGAAAGAATTGTTAAAAAAGTCATCAACAAATGTACACAGATCTTGAAAGGGCCAGAGTAAGTGGTGTGCTTAAAAAATGTCTGCATGGGAAATCTATATACAAAATGTCTTTTGAATAGTATAGTGGCAGCAGATTAATTGTGCCCGGGAGGCAAACGGTGCACCTGGTAGTGGAGACGCCGGAGCTCCCTCATCTGCTTCTGAGCCTGAGTTCAGGAACACATCAAGGGCTTCATGATCCGATACATCCATCAGGTCCATCTGCTCAAGAGTGTCCACATTCACCTCCATCGAAGAGATACTACCCATGGGGGCTGCATGAACAGGATATAACTCAcatgctatatatatatatgtatatatatatgtgtgtgtgtgtatgtgtaaaatTATAtgcgtgtgtgcttgtgtgtatctatatttatatatatgatatagatagTGTCACTCACGTTTCCTGTGGTCAATCTGCAGCTGGGCAGTAGGTAAGTAATTGTCCATGTCATGCTGGTAGACCTCTTCAAAAAAGCGCTGTCTCTCTCTTAGTTTTAGGTGTTGAGCAGAGTCATTGTTTAACAGCCTCTGAGTCTTGTCTGTCTCAGCTGATCaagcaaagagaaaaagacaagaaagcacATTAAAGCACTGGCTTTACATTCCTTACAATGTAGCACTGTGTTATACTAATAACTAGGAACACGTGTGTCTTTTCTAGGGCACAAAATGTAGGTTTCTTTTCCTGATACATAAAGGCTCTAGAAGGGCAGTTCTTATGAATGCAACATAATCTGTTGCATAACGACATAAGCGATCAGTAGTAGTGGAGTAGTTTCATAAATCAACCTAAAATAATCCTTATAACCTCATATTTTGATTCATTCTGTTCGGCTTTTACATGGAGTTATGTTAAAACAGCAATTTTCATCAAAGTTGACGAACAGGTGAAAGGTCAAAGGATCACATCACCTCACATTCTATTTCATTGTCTGCATCTTTAGCAGCATGGAGCCACCCTATCCTTGGTAGTTGAGGTGTGTTATATATACCTCATACCTTATATACCTGAGCTGCGATACAGGATTAAAAACTAAGCAAGAAAATCTATTGTGTAGAGGAATTTTTCTAATGGTCGCCTCgtaaaatcaataaagaaataaagggaCAACAAaggtttcttttcttgtttttgtttttttgttctcttcAATTCCAACCCATACCATGAAACAGACGACATATGCCAAATGAATTCCAGAAATGTGAGTGTAGCTTGCCGGTCAGACTGGTAAATAATAATACGTTTCTTTTACTGGTAAATAATAACTGCGCAACTGTcatgcaaagaaaaacaagtgtcAACAGATGTTGACAACATAACTTTGAATACATAACTCATgataaagtaaaagtaaaacgcTGAATGTTTCTAAATGTTTAACTGCTACAGAGAAGGAAACCAAAGCTCTGTTATGCTGTGGTTTGGGTCCTTACAAATTagtgcaaatgtttttaagGTGTTTATTATATCCttaatgaaagaaatgaaataatttctattctagtggaatTGGTCTCTCAGGGGAAAAAATCCCAGGATTTACAAGCTGATTTGAGTATGAAAAGCATGCACATTATTTGCTTTTGCTTAAATTTCATCACATCTTGTCCCAGTTGGACAtcttgtcatgatcctgggtccgtttgacccagcgttttgtgtttttctatttagtgtgatttttgttctgttctttttctgttttgtgttttctctgttcggcccgtgtgtgtccttgtatgtgtagttcctgttttattgtgacagtctgtcttatgtcagtgtgtcctgTTTACGTTCCCCCACCTCGTCAGCTGTTatgtctcccaggtgtgttccctcctgtttcccatcccctgattactggtgtgtatttattgtgtgtgttcactcgtcctcgttgctggttcgtctgtgttgtttccctcgATGTCCCTCGTCTCCCCATTCGTGTTTCCTCGGACCTCCCTGCATTTCCGTTTCCGGTTTGCtttattagttttcccagtttaggtttacctGTTTGTGTCACTCGCCATTTCTGTTCATTCACCTTACTGTTAATAaagactcacctgcaccagagctgccgccttttgggtcctctctaTAACCTCCACACGCCTGCCACACCGGGCGTGACACATCTATTGCAGACACCTTGTCAGACAGCTTACCAAGATATTTTACGTTGGTCGTTTCCCGTATTTGTCACCACTCAGCACTCTATGTAATGCAGTATAATAAGTATAATAAGTTTCATCTTCTTAAATTCAATTTGTATGACTGTGGATTGATTCAGCGTACCTTTTTTAgttttgtcagcaactttcacATTGTCTTTTAAGGCTGTGTGAAAGTCATTGGTGTTGCGGTGTAGTTCACACCTAACTATCATGTCAAGTGCTGACTAGTAACAAAATTCTGTATCTGTTCGTTAATATGGAAAGATGCAGGACAACAAACACAGCTTCAAAATGTGTCTCTAACAGCACTCAAAATTGTGTTAGCCTCAAAATTTTGTGTCTGATATGTTTAGTGAGTAAGTAAAAAGAATGGATCGTTTACTATTCCGAAGCGTGTTGTTCAATCCCTAGCaccttcagtcttttttttagtATCCTAGGACAAGCTACTGAAAGTTGTTTTGCATACATacattgtagtgtgtgtgtgtgtgtgtgtgtgtgtgtgtgtgtttgagtcttTGACAAAGTGTTTGAAGGCATAAAATGAAAGTGCTGTATGagtgggtgaatgaggcttgtaggAGAAGGTGCTTTGAATACTCAGATGAAGTAGAAAAATACTATACGTAGCAGTTAATTTACCAATGTTTTCTTGcagctacagtggcttgcaaaagtattcggcccccttgaacttttccacattttgtcacattacagccacaaaatgaatcaattttattggaattccgtgaaagaccaatacaaagtggtgtacacgtgagaagtagaacgaaaatcatacatgattccaaacatttttacaaataaataactgaaaagtggggtgtgcgtaattattcagcccctgagtcaatactttgtagaaccaccttttgctgcaattacaactgccagtcttttagggtatgtctctaccagctttgcacatctagagactgaaatccttgcccattcttctttgcaaaacagctccacaactgctctgtgatggcctcagaggttgtctaagagaatattgggagcaaaaacaccatgaagtccaaagaacacaccagacaggtcagggataaagttattgagaaatttaaagcaggcttaggctacaaaagatttcccaagccttgaacatcccacggagcactgttcaagcgatcattcagaaatggaaggagtatggcacaactgtaaacctaccaagacaaggccgtccacctaaactcacaggccgaacaagcgagcgctgatcagaaatgcagccaagaggcccatggtgactctggacgagctgcagagatctacagctcaggtgggggaatctgtccataggacaactattagtcgtgcactgcacaaagttggcctttatggaagagtggcaagaagaaagccattgttaacagaaaaccataagaagtcccatttgcagtttgccacaagccatgtgggggacacagcaaacatgtggaagaaggtgctctggtcagatgagaccaaaatggaacttttggccaaaatgcaaaacgctatgtgtggcggaaaactaacactgcacatcactctgaacacaccagccccactgtcaaatatggtggtggcagcatcatgctctggggtgcttctcttcagcagggacagggaagctggtcagagttgatgggaagaggatggagccaaatacagggcaatcttggaagaaaacctcttggagtctgcaaaagacttgagactggggcggaggttcaccttccagcaggacaacgaccctaaacataaagccagggcaacaatggaatggtttaaaacaaaacctatccatgtgttagaatggcccagtcaaagtccagatctaaatcaatcgagaatctgtggcaagatctgaaaactgctgttcacaaacgctgtccatctaatctgactgagctggagctgttttgcaaagaagaatgggcaaggatttcagtctctagatgtgcaaagctggtagagacataccctaaaagactggcagctgtaattgcagcaaaaggtggttctacaaagtattgactcagggggctgaataattacgcacaccccactttgcagttatttatttgtaaaaatgtttggaatcatgtatgattttcattccactcctcacgtgtacaccactttgtattggtctttcacgtggaattccaataaaattgattcatgtttgtggctgtaatgtgacaaaatgtggaaaagttcaagggggccgaatacttttgcaagccactgtatatgaaATCATTATTACACTTTAAGTTCCCCTTCACTTCTTAACGTTACACTACTTTGTACTAACAGTGAAACTCACTGAAATGGAGAGTATCTTAAATGAGAAATTGTCGTACTTGTATAGTTGCTTTTCCACACTTTATTCTTTGCTATTCTTCTTTCTTTAATACCCTCTTTCCATGTTTGTTTCACTCAGTTCTTATGTAACTTTACCTAATGCAAAGAAATGATGATGCTGGTCTGACCTCTAGTGTTCACAGTCAGACTTACATATAGTTGGTGAATCGGTTCAATGAAGTCTGCTGAAGATTTTAGGGAAATGGAGCTATTTTTCCAATTATTATTATGAAAAATAAGAGAGCATTTGTCCTCAGTTCTGCCACGTGCATTGTCCTCTACTGGGTCAACAGGCTGTGATTGTGTAATTGTGCTACATCTTCCTCAGCAAACACAGGGCCTCTTTCCCCCCAGGCACCCTTAGCTGACACTTTGAGTCATGTCATCATTGTTTTGAGGATATGTGTAAGGGCATGTATGTGTAAATCTGAACGTGTCAGCATGCTCACATGACCGAGTGCTTATGCATTCATGCTATTTAATTTGTATTCTGTCACTCAGTGAACTCAACATGCTTTTGATGTCAGCACATAAAGAGAAGTATTTACTTTTCTGCACTGAGCATTAATGTTCTCCTGTTTGAAAACTAAAGACAACAGCCCATTTGTGTCACCCTGGCTCCTCCTTaaatttttctctctctctagaGACCTTGTTAGTCTGTCGGgtactttttttcttccctggaAGATTGTGTGTCCACTGTCATCCACAAGTGATAACCCAATATTCTGTCATTCAATTTGTCTGTGAAGGAAGTTCTGTCCCTTTGGCTGCCCCTTTTAAGCAGTTGGTGGGAAGACAGTCAATGGAAAAAAGtgtagtgtgtttttaagcACAAACCAGTGCCAAACCATAagtgtaataaatgatcatgTCAATAATACAATagcttaaaaatacaaatatactcAAACCATCTGACAAACTCAACTgttcaaagatttaaaaaaacaaacacttgaaACTCACTTGAAGAATGACTTTCATGTTAATACGGCCAATGTCAGAGATGTAATTAACATGTGTATATGTTAACCAAAGCACAAAGTGGTTGGTGGATTTTGCTGGCAGTTGTTAGGTGAAGTGGGTCACAGACAGGGCTTTCTTGTAAGTAATTTGGTCACTATTAGATTGCTGTGATCACCCATTTAGTTTGGAAAAAAATGCTAACTTCTTTGCAAACACTACTATTGGCTGAATGTCAGTAAAGCTTGAAAAAATGTTGACTTTTAAAGTAGAAGTTGGGTCTCACTGCTGCAGACATTATGTTTTAAAAgatgcttttactttgaagtgaGACAGTCTCCATTTTGGGTTTGTGTCACACTGTTTGCAGTATCACTCCTACTCGGCGGGCAGCTGGTGTGTGCTTGCAGGTTAGCCTGCGTCTTCCATGCAAACGACCAAAGCAATTGCACTTTCACCTAGTGACTACCACCAACTGTCTGCAGCCAATGGCCAACTAGATggcaaatacacatttttcaatTGCAACTAGTTGTTGACGGGGTTGCCGACCAGTCAAGTCAAGGACTGTGTGACTGGGGCCTTAGCTGATGATTTAGCACTTCATCCTCTCTTCTAAGTCCAAAAAATGAATATGTTGACACACATAAAGCTAAAGTGAAGGCCTTCAAAATGCAGAGAATACTGCAGTGATTACATCTGTTTTTCATATAGAGTTGCTAAAGCTTCAGATGACATGCCTTTACTAGACTACACTCCAAAACAAAGTTGTTCAAATCAACAGTGAATTGCAGGAGGAATAGTATGAAACTTGATATGATATTTGAGTAAATAATGTGAAACATCCAAACTACTAAAATCACCCTGCCACCATCTTGCCACCTGCCAGTGTCCATAAATATTTTAGAGGAATCATTTGGCAACAGTGACATTATTGATACAAATTAagtacttacttacttacttaggAATGATGAAACTTGACAATGATTAAACTGAACAGCTTACATAAAGTTTAGTTTTACCCCTTGGCCATATGGaagtctctttctctctctccctctgtatCTCTGTGGCTCTCTtgccttcttcctctttgtctgtttATCTAAAAATCATATTGCATTACTCAAGTTGAGTTGACCAACGGACATGTCCAACCCACACACAGTCTCAGCCGCATGTCCCCATCTGTCTGCCCTGACGTGGGAGAGAAACATATATGTAAAAAACTGACTCATTCAGATAACCTTTGAGTTTCCTGCCACACTGCTGTGGAAGACGTGTAGGAGGTATCCATGCAAATTGGCTAAGGTTGCATTACTACCAGGCTATGTGTGAGATGTAGACAGAGTTCATCGCTTCTAGAGGGAAATCCTGTGCTTTTGACAgggattattattgttattaaatcCCTTATTTAAACAGGTTGTCACTGAGATCAagatatgtttttcttgaaaaacCAGTGAACAAAAGACAAACTAAAGAGTAGACTGACTTGTAGACATGCAGACAGatgatacaaacacacattgtATACACATGTATACATTATACAAATATATAGTAAATTCCAGGGACTCCTATGTTAAACTAATGAAGAGGACCTAACCTGTTGTTTTCTAGTCAGCATAATGACATCATACTATATCATGCATCATCCAGGTTTTATAGATATAAATTAGATGTTGTAATGATAATACCATCATCTGTGATGGTGTGATAGTGCAGAAGTACCTATGGAATTACCACCTTGCATATCTAGAACAACAACATCAGGGCAtatacaggttttagagcaacatgtCCTCGCATCCAGACAATGTCTTTTTCAGGGAGGGCCTTGCATATTTTAGCAAGACAGTAGATTAAAGTAGCAGATGCTGCATGGTGGTAAACATGGCCCTGTCACAAATTCTGTGAGACATTTTGCTGCAATTAAATTCAAAGTgatttactttctttttcttgaaaTAGTAAACTTTCTCAGTTTAAGCATAGATGTGTTTTCTATATTCTGTTGTGACAAAAGTGGGGttgtgagatttgcaaatcattttctgtttttatttggaaTTGGGGGTTGAATAAGCATTGCAGCTAATTATAAAATCTCTTTTGACCTGACATTGCAagtactgtgtgtaaattaaattaaagacCAGAGTTAAGCAGGAAAGAGAGCCCTATAGATAAACGCCACACAATTTTCAAGACTGATTAAATAGTCGTAAATGGTGGAACACATCCATTTCTGTTCACACTCTACTACTCTTATATAAATGTATGCAGCAAAATACAGGTCACATAGAAAGTGCTTACTAAAGGTGGGTCCACAAAGAGAAAGCAGATGATGTGTGAGTTTTACTTTGTTAGGGAAATGCAGGCCTCAGGACAGGTAGCTTATTAGCaatacagaagaaaataaaatccagagagtaaatgaaaggaaaaatacAAGGCTACAAATATGTGGGTTTTAAATTGATTTACCATATTTATTGCAAGTGTTACTGTGTGTTAAAACACAGTGATATAGTTACAGTCACTGATTGAACCAGAAGAAATACTTATGTATAACTGCTGTGTGCAAAAACAACCTTCCATCTCAAACTCATTCTGCAGATGATTATCCTGGAGCTGTAAATGTGCTGTTATCCTTAGTGCTGTATAATAAGATCCATTAATTAGAAATTGACTCCCAATTAGAAGTAAGTAGGTGGTATGCTAATAAACTAGCTATGGTATCTTTTGAATTTCACATCAaaccagaaaaacacattacGTAATGCTTTGGTTGCACTTTTGCTCCGGTGCTTTTGATTTTGTGCTGTGCAACCAAtgcttctttatattttgctaggaaaatggaaaTAGCAATTTATTGAACTACGTGCAAACTATTAAATTAAACCATTTCAATATAAATGCAGTATATAAGACAAAACACAGCCTAAACTATCTTGCAAGCTTCCTTGTAATTTATTTAAGTAGTCTCCAGGAATACTGCTGGCAGACcaaggacatgctggagagattatgtctctcggctggcctgaaacgccttggtgttccctggacaagctggaggaggcaaGGGAGAGGGAGGTTTTGATttttctgcttaggctgctgcccctgcgacTCGGCCacagataagtggaagaaaatgggtggatgaatagatggatggatggaatccCATGATGCTTGTGATCTCTTACGTGACGTGTTCCCATCCCCTACCCTGACCCCTCCAGAAATCCTTTCTTGATCTCAACCCACATCATATATACTTAGATCTTACTGTTACATAATACTTGTACCATCCTCATCTGCACACCCTACACTGGACTCCTACTGCACGAGGACTTGGTTCAATGGTTTGTTTGCAGTGCATGTTAATGTGTGCAGCCAGAAAAAGAGAATGAAAGAAAGTTTTTCAAAGAAAGCTGATTGTGGTTCTGCAGCCTGAATCTGCTGTGTATTATCCCTGGTTTAAAGTAACTGTAGTGTCAGTGATTTGAGGATAAAGAGCTTTTTAGGTCTGCTTAACTCAGCTACACCACTTTCTGACAAATACAAAGATGCAGTGCCACCATGCATGTTTGATGCTTTTGTTATCTGACATTGCATAGAAATACTAGAGTTTGCATTAATATTGAAAGTTTTCCTTCTTCTTATACATCCACATTCcacattctttttctttgaaacaTTTCTATGCATGCATTGATGTTGATCCCTTCTGCAGTGAACTGAAAAGGTATTGGTGATGTGTGAGTTTCTGAGCTTGGGGATATATATGAATTCCAGGGCCAGAGGTGACAATTAAGCTGAAGCacacgattttcttttcttccttttgaTCCTCTGATCACCGGGGTATGATGCAGTGTCCTCTTCAGCTGTTCTGCTTCTGATAATCTGCAATGCTTGGCTTTTCTTATTGGATATAAATGTCTTTCTGTGATAACAACATTCATCTTTCAATATATGAATCTGTGTTATTGTAACGGTGCAGCTGTATATCAAGAGTTCTCTGACACTGCACTAGGCGCTGGAAACAAATGTTCCTATTGAACTGGAGAGTCACATGGTGTAACATGTAATCCCCTTGTGGCAAGTGGAAAGAAATCCCATGATCATCTTTCCATTTTCAGTGAATAGAGATTGGGGGCTTGTGCGTGAGAGAGCTGGTACGGCAGTCACACTGCATGACCAATAACATGTGACAGCCCATCCATCTTAAACCCTCCTCCATCTCCTAATTCCCCACCGGAGACCCCCATCTAACAGCAGTATGCAGCttcataatttttagaaattaCTACTAGTATTTACTGAGCCAACCACTCCTTTCTCCTGGGTTTGTAGCAACAGTAGTCCATCAAGCATAAATCATTTATGAGTGAGGTCACTGCACCACAACAGCCACCTCCCCCGATGTGCTTCCCCACTCCTTTCGCTGCCCACACTCACATATCCATTAAACACACAGCCATGTGGCAGGTAGTAAATCAAGAATGGTCATTTACAGTATGCAGTTCCACCTCTTACTATAACACCCAGCACCACCATTATACTAGCCTATGTTGTACTACAAGAGACACAGCCTGAAGCCTAGATTAAAGAATACTTGACAGTACATTAATCTACAGTTAAACACATATGTGGCATCACTCTTTTATCTTCTCCACCCATTTATCTTGAAGCCTACTTAACACTTTTTAATGCTTCTTAATGCTTTATTAGTTCTCTCTCATCTCAAATTCCTGTGGTGAGATTATATGTAAACCTCCCCTGACCACCCACTCTCTATATGTCTGATCAAATTTTCTGTTCCCAGGCTGTTCCCATTCCCAAAACCATTAAAGCACTTCActcacagctgaaaacaaagatgaCCTCCAGCCATGCCATTTTTAGGCCAGTCTAAACAGTGCTTTTATCAgacatacatttttattaatcTTCCTGTGTACAGTACTGCCCATACACAACCCCACAGACAAAGACCTTTTTAAAGAGCACATTAATATAGCACATTACTCTGTGGACACTTTAACATTACACTGGTTCAATTATAAATCTGACTGTGTTTTCCCAGAAAGTAAATCAGTGTCAGCAGATCTTTCCTGTTTCTATAAGAAGAACCTCTTAAGCTTTGTCGGAATCTAAGAACTAGTTCTTATCCTTTTACTGTGATTAAACAACATCAGCGTTACTCATGTTGTACTTCTGTCCAGCTCATTTAACAGAAAGGAATCATCATATAAACTGATAAATGAATCATGGGTAATAATTTATTACCAGATTTCAGTAACAgtctttaaataaagttaacATAACATGCATGTCATACCTACTGTCTACCTACAAAGTAGAGTGCATGTTGTTTTGCTATCTTATAAAAGAGCTTAATGATGCTAAATGAAAGATGTCATATGAAGGagatgtaaaatatattttgagGCTCTGGATGTTGGGTTGTGAGTCATGTTCCACTAGGAGGAAATTAGAAACCTCAGTGCAGTTGTATATTAAGACTTTCATTGCCTGGAATATTCTGAAATGTGCTCTTGAAAGCAATTTGTTAAACTACCCTCGTAAATTGAAAAAGAGCTACAATACTAAATTACTCTGCAGAGTAATTTCCAGTGTGGATCATAAAGTTATGCACTGGTCTGTTTATGGCTTTGTTTTTCTAACTACATTTCTGTTAACTCATTTACTTACATGCCTGGCGTTTGTTGAGGTTAGTTGACCCAGCAGACGACATGGTTCGGTGGTGTGGGACTGGTTGAAGAGCTTTGAAGGTGTTGAATTTGTCTAGTCCTCTCCTGTCAAGGCTCCAGGACAGGATGCTGGTGTGTTTGTAGAGGGTGGTCATCTAGCCATTACATCTCCTGGCTTTGGTACATTTGGTTATTAAAGATGTAACATTCACATTATCTCCCTTtgctcttttctgtcttttcttctgCTCTGCCTTTCCTGCTGTGCTCGCTGACTCTTCCTCTCCCCTCCCTTTCTGATCGcctttgctgttttttctaGGTTTTCCCTCTCACTGCTTCACACTTTCATCTTGGCTGCCTCTCGGTgtctcacacgcacacacacagtcttgctCATTCTGTCAGACAAGCTCAGTTGTGTTGTAGggtggcgtgtgtgtgtgtgtgtgtggcttgaAGGGGTTGATAGTGGGCTAGAGCACTGTGGCCTGTACCAACTGCTTATGAGGGGGGTCATCAGGATATCTGGATCAGGATGAGTATAGTCTTTTTACATAACACTGAGGAGTGTACCAAATATAAAAGCCTCCAATTTCAGTCATCCTTGTTTAGcatacttttttattatttacaaaaataacacagtttTGCTTTGGAAGTGAACTCTAAtaagaaaaccataagaaaaaaaaaacatgactgaCTCTATCATGTTCTCACagggtgaaaaagctgacaaAAGTCAAAATATCAAGGTAACATTAGTCAATAGATTTCTGAGTTAACTCACCTTGTGACAGATGTGTGTTCTGCTTccagtaaagaaaacaaaatattgttttttcaaCCACAGTACCACCTTCTGGCATTAAGGAAGTGCAGTCAGGCATGGCAAAATGCAAGGTGTGACTAATTTGTCTGCTGGGACATTATTCTTTTACATCGTTGCTTTGGAAACTATTTGTCCATGAGTATGTTTTATCTGTTTCTGTTAGTGTGACATTTTAAGTTTGATAAAATGTAGTTCAACCCAAGTAATTCAAATTTGTCAAGTGTGGAGTGACGGCATTTTCTTCTACATTCATTTATAAacatttgtactgtataataaATGGGAAAACTTAAATACTGATGTaaacatattattaaaaaacaaaaagaggatAATTAGTTATGTGAAGCTTCAATAAACTAAAAAAAGTTATGCCCTGCTTTTATTGGAAAAGTTCATAGTGTGCGATATCTACTTACAGTAGCTTTGAAAATGGAAACCGGTTGCAAGGACAGAATATTGTTGACTTTTCAGGAGTTCTGGCAACTTAACTTAGCTTTTTGCCTAAGTTGAATATTCCTTTTAGCAGTAAAATTAAAGCTTCAGTGGCAGGCATTTTTACCTTCAGAAACACAGAGGTTTCTGTTGTCATGTACAGAATGAAAAGGTCATTAAAAATACACACGTTACCTAAAATACTTGTTTAAATGCACACATTTACACTTCGTACATGTGAGATGGAGTTAAGAGGCACTTAGCATCATTGCAGGACCATACTCTCCCTTTCTCAGTAAGAGCCTTCAAACATTCAGTTACATCACACTTCAGCTGCAAGAGGCTGTTCCAGTTAAACCACTAATGTCATTGAAAACAGTGCAGACTATGTAAGGAGAAGAGAAATAAGATATGACTGATGGTGTAGTTTTTCTATGAAATCTGAGGTTCTCAGTATATTCTTCAAGTTGCACAGCTCAACAGGCAATCTGTTTAGATTTATAACTGAAGGCACTCCAACTCAGCAGTGTCCTGT contains:
- the LOC116331089 gene encoding dysbindin-A-like, with amino-acid sequence MTTLYKHTSILSWSLDRRGLDKFNTFKALQPVPHHRTMSSAGSTNLNKRQASETDKTQRLLNNDSAQHLKLRERQRFFEEVYQHDMDNYLPTAQLQIDHRKPPMGSISSMEVNVDTLEQMDLMDVSDHEALDVFLNSGSEADEGAPASPLPEGEEDDEDDEDAEVVYRECASLKRQNEPFRSSQSRISSTSSASSDSSASGVDTPVIQSDDEEVHADTLLLTSVPQTRDEESDDEEAEERYHPTNHDNA